A region from the Etheostoma spectabile isolate EspeVRDwgs_2016 chromosome 9, UIUC_Espe_1.0, whole genome shotgun sequence genome encodes:
- the LOC116696244 gene encoding lamin-L(I), with product MADTVQQSCRMIPQTEGRSLQAPLRPLSVLVFCLFLTQSSRGQSLLLGPPQAVVALVGDNVILPCHLEPAEDVTAETLEWTRSDLDPGLVYVWRNGQDLVKARNPFYKGRASLFIDELKRGNISLKLSNVQPSDQGTYACGMPLLHKQSSVKLVVVSGAVSSPVIRLAGTDRDKGGAVLQCESGGWYPEPEVSWLDAEGNLLSAGPTETVRGPDDLYTVSSRVTVEKRPSNRFTCRVQQKDTNQTRDTNPHVTNDFFEVQCSSSSTITGLAVSLAVCILLLLFSVWNWRQNKIKTKRSTTSEAISREEKNTTEIISEDERKPLKGKGENERKPFEKNIFPKLTQSQKEQQKKDGAEEPDLTQLEDINKEKGQDHVSSQSTSQDYSRTSPTSQDWDTGRITVEEINLKGTYVRLSNKSNQIWDRLSGVKRDNANLVWSTKTSWGTREHLLVYLYSKTGELEASKMFQLGTSQNQQENDTCVTSQDSDRGHIMVDEVDPEGKYVRLCNKSRTDQQMKDWELYLHVNNKKPIIYTFRNSLKLKAGETIKIWASGCGVNNDTATDLVWRNQNPWGTGEQLLVSLYRKNGELEARKISEGRIIVNEVDPEGKYVRLTNKSNKDKPLEGWELHLQINNRKPSMFRFFYSFILKAGETVTIWASGCLANDNPPTDLLWRNQNPWGTGEHLLVSLYSKNGEEMDTRTVDGKMNSDVLT from the exons GTCAGTCTCTGTTACTTGGTCCCCCTCAGGCAGTAGTGGCCCTAGTTGGCGATAACGTCATTTTACCATGTCACCTGGAACCTGCAGAGGACGTCACTGCAGAGACGTTGGAGTGGACGAGATCTGACCTTGACCCCGGATTAGTCTATGTGTGGCGTAATGGTCAGGACCTTGTAAAGGCAAGAAATCCATTTTACAAAGGAAGAGCATCTTTGTTTATTGATGAACTGAAGAGAGGAAACATTTCACTGAAACTCTCGAATGTACAACCCTCTGACCAGGGAACATATGCATGTGGCATGCCACTACTGCATAAACAGTCTTCTGTTAAGCTTGTTGTTG TGTCAGGTGCTGTCTCCTCACCAGTCATCAGGTTAGCGGGGACTGACCGAGACAAAGGAGGAGCGGTGCTGCAGTGTGAGTCTGGAGGCTGGTACCCAGAGCCTGAGGTGTCGTGGCTGGACGCTGAGGGAAACCTCCTCTCTGCTGGACCTACAGAGACCGTCAGAGGTCCTGATGATCTCTACACTGTCAGCAGCAGAGTGACTGTGGAGAAGAGACCCAGCAACAGATTCACCTGTAGAGTCCAGCAGAAGGACACCAACCAGACCAGAGACACAAATCCTCATGTTACAA ATGATTTCTTTGAGGTCCAGTGCAGTTCTTCTTCCACCATCACTGGTTTGGCTGTTAGTTTGGCTGTTTGCATCCTGTTACTTCTCTTTTCTGTGTGGAAttggagacaaaacaaaatca AGACCAAGAGAAGCACTACGTCTGAAGCTATTAGTAGAGAAGAGAAGAACACAACTGAAATCATCAGTGAAGACGAAAGGAAGCCTTTGAAAGGAAAGggagaaaatgagagaaaaccT ttTGAAAAGAATATATTTCCCAAGCTGACACAGAGCCAAAAAGAGCAGCAGAAGAAAGATGGAGCTGAGGAACCAGACCTGACACAGCTGGAAGACATAAACAAGGAG AAAGGACAAGACCATGTAAGTTCCCAGAGTACGTCACAGGATTACAGCCGGACCAGCCCAACCAGTCAGGACTGGGACACGGGACGCATCACTGTGGAGGAGATCAATCTGAAGGGAACTTATGTCCGTCTCAGCAACAAGTCCAATCAG atCTGGGATCGACTGAGCGGTGTAAAGCGTGACAACGCCAACCTGGTGTGGTCTACCAAAACCTCCTGGGGCACCAGAGAACATCTGCTGGTCTACCTCTACAGCAAAACTGGAGAG CTAGAGGCAAGCAAAATGTTTCAGCTTGGGACCTCTCAGAACCAGCAGGAGAATGACACCTGTGTGACCAGTCAGGACTCAGACAGAGGACACATCATGGTGGATGAGGTCGACCCGGAGGGCAAATATGTCCGTCTCTGCAACAAGTCCAGAACG GATCAACAAATGAAAGACTGGGAATTATATTTACacgtcaacaacaaaaaacccatCATTTACACATTTCGGAACTCATTGAAACTCAAGGCTGGAGAGACTATCAAG ATCTGGGCTTCAGGTTGTGGTGTCAATAATGATACCGCCACAGACCTGGTGTGGAGGAACCAGAACCCCTGGGGCACTGGAGAACAGCTGCTGGTCTCTCTCTACAGAAAGAATGGAGAG CTAGAGGCGCGCAAAATTTCAGAGGGGCGCATCATTGTGAATGAGGTCGACCCGGAGGGCAAATATGTCCGTCTCACCAATAAGTCCAACAAG GACAAACCACTGGAAGGCTGGGAATTACATTTACAGATCAACAACAGAAAACCCAGCATGTTCAGATTTTTCTATTCATTCATACTCAAGGCTGGAGAGACTGTCACT ATCTGGGCTTCAGGTTGCCTTGCCAATGATAATCCCCCCACAGACCTGTTGTGGAGGAACCAGAACCCCTGGGGCACCGGAGAACATCTGCTGGTCTCTCTCTACAGCAAGAATGGAGAG GAAATGGACACGAGGACAGTTGATGGAAAGATGAATTCTGATGTGCTGACATGA